A stretch of Kryptolebias marmoratus isolate JLee-2015 linkage group LG24, ASM164957v2, whole genome shotgun sequence DNA encodes these proteins:
- the rfx2 gene encoding DNA-binding protein RFX2 isoform X3, translated as MQNSEGASDTSTGVAALRSSSSAQAPVVQPVPASQQRVLVQATGSAQKGGQVQQLSVSRVQQVPQQQVQHVYPSQVQYVGESGDAVYTNGTIRTAYSYNPESQLYGQSSGGTYFDSQAGGTHVTTVVSSASSGVPPHGMVGIAMDVGSSHIISSGSTYLIHGGNMEGSRNHISHSSRSSSAMLQWLLDNYETAEGVSLPRCSLYNHYLRHCQEQKLDPVNAASFGKLIRSVFMGLRTRRLGTRGNSKYHYYGIRVKPDSPLNRLQEDTQYMAMRQQPVHQKQRFKPLQKVDSMSDSLCGSSQHCGGTPEQSVAAQSQHHQQYIDTSHSLPPFPPPDLGTQPLPERINMADIKKLQTLYRGHCEATLDVVMNLHFHYIENLWQTFWNSTPPPSDGSTTIASSDDDLERVIPRDKLISLCKYEPVRLWMRSCDHILYQALVEILIPDVLRPVPSTLTQAIRNFAKSLEGWLTNAMSNFPQEIVRTKVAVVSAFAQTLRRYTSLNHLAQAARAVLQNTSQINQMLSDLNRVDFANVQEQASWVCQCDESVVQRLEQDFKVTLQQQSSLDQWATWLDNVVSQVLKPHQGSPSFSKAARQFLLKWSFYSSMVIRDLTLRSAASFGSFHLIRLLYDEYMFYLVEHRVAQATGETPIAVMGEFSDLSSMMPSLIEKDASFSDEMNLGSEASRGPAEPAVKRERIELSHPLQEM; from the exons aTGCAGAACTCGGAGGGAGCGTCGGACACCTCGACTGGTGTGGCGGCCCTGCGGTCATCGTCATCAGCCCAGGCTCCTGTGGTACAGCCTGTTCCAGCCTCACAGCAG AGGGTGCTGGTTCAAGCCACAGGCTCAGCTCAGAAAGGAGGACAAGTACAACAGCTTTCAGTATCCAGGGTCCAACAGGTCCCTCAGCAG CAGGTGCAACATGTCTACCCATCCCAAGTCCAGTATGTAGGAGAAAGTGGAGATGCTGTTTATACCAATGGAACTAT TCGAACAGCCTACTCCTATAACCCCGAGAGTCAGCTGTATGGGCAGAGCAGTGGGGGGACCTACTTTGACTCTCAGGCTGGTGGAACTCACGTCACCACCGTGGTCTCCTCTGCCAGTAGCGGCGTGCCCCCCCATGGCATGGTCGGCATTGCCATGGACGTGGGCAGCAGCCACATCATTTCCAGTGGCAGCACCTACCTGATCCATGGCGGGAACATGGAGGGAAGCCGCAACCACATATCACATTCATCACGCTCCTCCTCAGCTATG cTGCAGTGGCTGCTGGACAACTATGAGACGGCGGAGGGAGTGAGCCTGCCCCGATGCTCGCTGTATAACCATTACTTGAGGCACTGTCAAGAACAGAAACTGGATCCGGTCAACGCTGCCTCCTTTGGGAAACTCATCCGCTCCGTCTTCATGGGCCTGAGGACCCGGCGCCTCGGCACCAG AGGCAACTCCAAGTATCATTACTATGGCATCCGGGTGAAGCCAGATTCGCCCCTCAACCGGCTGCAGGAGGACACCCAGTACATGGCCATGAGGCAGCAGCCTGTCCACCAGAAACAGAG GTTCAAGCCTCTGCAGAAGGTGGATAGCATGTCTGACAGCCTGTGTGGGAGCTCTCAGCACTGCGGCGGCACCCCGGAGCAGTCAGTGGCTGCTCAGAGCCAACACCACCAGCAGTACATAG ATACATCCCACTCCCTGCCTCCGTTCCCCCCTCCTGACCTGGGCACCCAGCCTCTGCCTGAGCGCATCAACATGGCCGATATCAAGAAGTTGCAAACGCTCTACAGAGGCCACTGCGAG GCCACTCTGGATGTGGTGATGAATCTCCATTTCCACTACATTGAGAATCTCTGGCAGACCTTTTGGAATTCAACACCGCCACCTAGTGACGGGAGCACGACCATCGCCAGCAG CGACGACGACCTGGAGCGCGTGATTCCCAGAGACAAGCTGATATCTCTGTGTAAATATGAACCAGTCAGACTGTGGATGAGAAGCTGTGATCACATCCTCTACCAGGCACTGGTGGAGATCCTCATCCCTGATGTGCTGCGTCCTGTTCCCA GCACTCTCACTCAGGCCATCCGAAACTTCGCCAAGAGTCTGGAGGGCTGGCTCACTAACGCCATGAGCAACTTCCCTCAGGAGATTGTTCGCACTAAG GTGGCGGTGGTCAGTGCGTTTGCTCAGACCTTGAGGCGATACACCAGCCTGAACCACCTGGCCCAAGCAGCTCGCGCCGTCCTCCAGAACACCTCTCAGATCAACCAGATGCTCTCTGACCTCAACCGGGTGGATTTCGCCAACGTCCAG GAGCAGGCTTCCTGGGTGTGTCAGTGTGACGAGAGCGTGGTCCAGCGTCTGGAGCAGGACTTTAAGGTcaccctgcagcagcagagctctCTGGACCAGTGGGCCACCTGGCTGGATAACGTGGTCTCTCAGGTCCTCAAACCTCACCAGGGCAGCCCCAGTTTCTCCAAAGCCGCTCGCCAGTTCCTGCTGAAGTGGTCGTTTTACAG CTCGATGGTGATCAGAGATCTGACCCTGCGCAGCGCTGCTAGTTTCGGCTCCTTCCACCTGATCCGCCTGCTTTATGATGAGTACATGTTCTACCTGGTGGAGCACCGCGTGGCTCAGGCCACTGGAGAAACTCCCATCGCTGTCATGGGAGAG TTTAGTGACCTGAGCTCCATGATGCCGTCGCTTATCGAAAAAG ACGCGTCCTTCTCAGATGAGATGAATTTGGGCAGCGAAGCATCCAGAGGTCCAGCTGAGCCAGCTGTGAAGAGGGAGAGGATCGAGCTGAGCCACCCTCTGCAGGAGATGTGA
- the rfx2 gene encoding DNA-binding protein RFX2 isoform X6: protein MQNSEGASDTSTGVAALRSSSSAQAPVVQPVPASQQRVLVQATGSAQKGGQVQQLSVSRVQQVPQQLEMAIENLQKSEGIASHKSSLLNSHLQWLLDNYETAEGVSLPRCSLYNHYLRHCQEQKLDPVNAASFGKLIRSVFMGLRTRRLGTRGNSKYHYYGIRVKPDSPLNRLQEDTQYMAMRQQPVHQKQRFKPLQKVDSMSDSLCGSSQHCGGTPEQSVAAQSQHHQQYIDTSHSLPPFPPPDLGTQPLPERINMADIKKLQTLYRGHCEATLDVVMNLHFHYIENLWQTFWNSTPPPSDGSTTIASSDDDLERVIPRDKLISLCKYEPVRLWMRSCDHILYQALVEILIPDVLRPVPSTLTQAIRNFAKSLEGWLTNAMSNFPQEIVRTKVAVVSAFAQTLRRYTSLNHLAQAARAVLQNTSQINQMLSDLNRVDFANVQEQASWVCQCDESVVQRLEQDFKVTLQQQSSLDQWATWLDNVVSQVLKPHQGSPSFSKAARQFLLKWSFYSSMVIRDLTLRSAASFGSFHLIRLLYDEYMFYLVEHRVAQATGETPIAVMGEFSDLSSMMPSLIEKDASFSDEMNLGSEASRGPAEPAVKRERIELSHPLQEM from the exons aTGCAGAACTCGGAGGGAGCGTCGGACACCTCGACTGGTGTGGCGGCCCTGCGGTCATCGTCATCAGCCCAGGCTCCTGTGGTACAGCCTGTTCCAGCCTCACAGCAG AGGGTGCTGGTTCAAGCCACAGGCTCAGCTCAGAAAGGAGGACAAGTACAACAGCTTTCAGTATCCAGGGTCCAACAGGTCCCTCAGCAG cttgaAATGGCGATTGAAAACCTCCAAAAGTCTGAAGGAATTGCAAGTCACAAAAGCAGCCTGCTCAACAGCCAT cTGCAGTGGCTGCTGGACAACTATGAGACGGCGGAGGGAGTGAGCCTGCCCCGATGCTCGCTGTATAACCATTACTTGAGGCACTGTCAAGAACAGAAACTGGATCCGGTCAACGCTGCCTCCTTTGGGAAACTCATCCGCTCCGTCTTCATGGGCCTGAGGACCCGGCGCCTCGGCACCAG AGGCAACTCCAAGTATCATTACTATGGCATCCGGGTGAAGCCAGATTCGCCCCTCAACCGGCTGCAGGAGGACACCCAGTACATGGCCATGAGGCAGCAGCCTGTCCACCAGAAACAGAG GTTCAAGCCTCTGCAGAAGGTGGATAGCATGTCTGACAGCCTGTGTGGGAGCTCTCAGCACTGCGGCGGCACCCCGGAGCAGTCAGTGGCTGCTCAGAGCCAACACCACCAGCAGTACATAG ATACATCCCACTCCCTGCCTCCGTTCCCCCCTCCTGACCTGGGCACCCAGCCTCTGCCTGAGCGCATCAACATGGCCGATATCAAGAAGTTGCAAACGCTCTACAGAGGCCACTGCGAG GCCACTCTGGATGTGGTGATGAATCTCCATTTCCACTACATTGAGAATCTCTGGCAGACCTTTTGGAATTCAACACCGCCACCTAGTGACGGGAGCACGACCATCGCCAGCAG CGACGACGACCTGGAGCGCGTGATTCCCAGAGACAAGCTGATATCTCTGTGTAAATATGAACCAGTCAGACTGTGGATGAGAAGCTGTGATCACATCCTCTACCAGGCACTGGTGGAGATCCTCATCCCTGATGTGCTGCGTCCTGTTCCCA GCACTCTCACTCAGGCCATCCGAAACTTCGCCAAGAGTCTGGAGGGCTGGCTCACTAACGCCATGAGCAACTTCCCTCAGGAGATTGTTCGCACTAAG GTGGCGGTGGTCAGTGCGTTTGCTCAGACCTTGAGGCGATACACCAGCCTGAACCACCTGGCCCAAGCAGCTCGCGCCGTCCTCCAGAACACCTCTCAGATCAACCAGATGCTCTCTGACCTCAACCGGGTGGATTTCGCCAACGTCCAG GAGCAGGCTTCCTGGGTGTGTCAGTGTGACGAGAGCGTGGTCCAGCGTCTGGAGCAGGACTTTAAGGTcaccctgcagcagcagagctctCTGGACCAGTGGGCCACCTGGCTGGATAACGTGGTCTCTCAGGTCCTCAAACCTCACCAGGGCAGCCCCAGTTTCTCCAAAGCCGCTCGCCAGTTCCTGCTGAAGTGGTCGTTTTACAG CTCGATGGTGATCAGAGATCTGACCCTGCGCAGCGCTGCTAGTTTCGGCTCCTTCCACCTGATCCGCCTGCTTTATGATGAGTACATGTTCTACCTGGTGGAGCACCGCGTGGCTCAGGCCACTGGAGAAACTCCCATCGCTGTCATGGGAGAG TTTAGTGACCTGAGCTCCATGATGCCGTCGCTTATCGAAAAAG ACGCGTCCTTCTCAGATGAGATGAATTTGGGCAGCGAAGCATCCAGAGGTCCAGCTGAGCCAGCTGTGAAGAGGGAGAGGATCGAGCTGAGCCACCCTCTGCAGGAGATGTGA
- the rfx2 gene encoding DNA-binding protein RFX2 isoform X8 yields MQNSEGASDTSTGVAALRSSSSAQAPVVQPVPASQQLQWLLDNYETAEGVSLPRCSLYNHYLRHCQEQKLDPVNAASFGKLIRSVFMGLRTRRLGTRGNSKYHYYGIRVKPDSPLNRLQEDTQYMAMRQQPVHQKQRFKPLQKVDSMSDSLCGSSQHCGGTPEQSVAAQSQHHQQYIDTSHSLPPFPPPDLGTQPLPERINMADIKKLQTLYRGHCEATLDVVMNLHFHYIENLWQTFWNSTPPPSDGSTTIASSDDDLERVIPRDKLISLCKYEPVRLWMRSCDHILYQALVEILIPDVLRPVPSTLTQAIRNFAKSLEGWLTNAMSNFPQEIVRTKVAVVSAFAQTLRRYTSLNHLAQAARAVLQNTSQINQMLSDLNRVDFANVQEQASWVCQCDESVVQRLEQDFKVTLQQQSSLDQWATWLDNVVSQVLKPHQGSPSFSKAARQFLLKWSFYSSMVIRDLTLRSAASFGSFHLIRLLYDEYMFYLVEHRVAQATGETPIAVMGEFSDLSSMMPSLIEKDASFSDEMNLGSEASRGPAEPAVKRERIELSHPLQEM; encoded by the exons aTGCAGAACTCGGAGGGAGCGTCGGACACCTCGACTGGTGTGGCGGCCCTGCGGTCATCGTCATCAGCCCAGGCTCCTGTGGTACAGCCTGTTCCAGCCTCACAGCAG cTGCAGTGGCTGCTGGACAACTATGAGACGGCGGAGGGAGTGAGCCTGCCCCGATGCTCGCTGTATAACCATTACTTGAGGCACTGTCAAGAACAGAAACTGGATCCGGTCAACGCTGCCTCCTTTGGGAAACTCATCCGCTCCGTCTTCATGGGCCTGAGGACCCGGCGCCTCGGCACCAG AGGCAACTCCAAGTATCATTACTATGGCATCCGGGTGAAGCCAGATTCGCCCCTCAACCGGCTGCAGGAGGACACCCAGTACATGGCCATGAGGCAGCAGCCTGTCCACCAGAAACAGAG GTTCAAGCCTCTGCAGAAGGTGGATAGCATGTCTGACAGCCTGTGTGGGAGCTCTCAGCACTGCGGCGGCACCCCGGAGCAGTCAGTGGCTGCTCAGAGCCAACACCACCAGCAGTACATAG ATACATCCCACTCCCTGCCTCCGTTCCCCCCTCCTGACCTGGGCACCCAGCCTCTGCCTGAGCGCATCAACATGGCCGATATCAAGAAGTTGCAAACGCTCTACAGAGGCCACTGCGAG GCCACTCTGGATGTGGTGATGAATCTCCATTTCCACTACATTGAGAATCTCTGGCAGACCTTTTGGAATTCAACACCGCCACCTAGTGACGGGAGCACGACCATCGCCAGCAG CGACGACGACCTGGAGCGCGTGATTCCCAGAGACAAGCTGATATCTCTGTGTAAATATGAACCAGTCAGACTGTGGATGAGAAGCTGTGATCACATCCTCTACCAGGCACTGGTGGAGATCCTCATCCCTGATGTGCTGCGTCCTGTTCCCA GCACTCTCACTCAGGCCATCCGAAACTTCGCCAAGAGTCTGGAGGGCTGGCTCACTAACGCCATGAGCAACTTCCCTCAGGAGATTGTTCGCACTAAG GTGGCGGTGGTCAGTGCGTTTGCTCAGACCTTGAGGCGATACACCAGCCTGAACCACCTGGCCCAAGCAGCTCGCGCCGTCCTCCAGAACACCTCTCAGATCAACCAGATGCTCTCTGACCTCAACCGGGTGGATTTCGCCAACGTCCAG GAGCAGGCTTCCTGGGTGTGTCAGTGTGACGAGAGCGTGGTCCAGCGTCTGGAGCAGGACTTTAAGGTcaccctgcagcagcagagctctCTGGACCAGTGGGCCACCTGGCTGGATAACGTGGTCTCTCAGGTCCTCAAACCTCACCAGGGCAGCCCCAGTTTCTCCAAAGCCGCTCGCCAGTTCCTGCTGAAGTGGTCGTTTTACAG CTCGATGGTGATCAGAGATCTGACCCTGCGCAGCGCTGCTAGTTTCGGCTCCTTCCACCTGATCCGCCTGCTTTATGATGAGTACATGTTCTACCTGGTGGAGCACCGCGTGGCTCAGGCCACTGGAGAAACTCCCATCGCTGTCATGGGAGAG TTTAGTGACCTGAGCTCCATGATGCCGTCGCTTATCGAAAAAG ACGCGTCCTTCTCAGATGAGATGAATTTGGGCAGCGAAGCATCCAGAGGTCCAGCTGAGCCAGCTGTGAAGAGGGAGAGGATCGAGCTGAGCCACCCTCTGCAGGAGATGTGA